The following is a genomic window from Bacillus sp. FJAT-52991.
ATTGGCAGCAGCAAAAGGTGGATTTACAACGATTGCACCAATGCCAAATACTCGTCCCGTACCCGATACAGTCGAGCACTTAACGGCTTTAAATAAACGCATTGAAGAAACGGCGCATGTTCGAGTCCTTCCATATGCATCAATTACGATTAGAGAAGCAGGAAAAGAATTAACTGATTTTAACAGCTTAAAACAAGCAGGTGCCTTCGCTTTTACCGATGATGGTGTCGGAGTTCAAGAAGCGGGTATGATGTACGAAGCAATGAAGCAAGCAGCAGCTATTGATAAGGCGGTTGTTGCCCATTGTGAAGATAATTCCTTAATCTATGGCGGAGCCGTTCATGAGGGAACATTTGCCGAAAAAAATAACATCCCTGGTATTCCTTCCATTTGTGAAGCAGTACATATTGCAAGAGATGTACTGATTGCAGAAGCAGCAAACTGTCATTATCACGTTTGTCATATCAGCACAAAGGAATCCGTAAGAACTGTTAGAGATGCGAAAAAAGCAGGCATTAAAGTAACAGCTGAGGTAACACCGCATCATTTGTTGCTTTGCGATGAGGACATTCCCGAGATTGATACAAACTATAAAATGAACCCACCTCTAAGAGGAAAAGCGGATCAACAAGCTTTATTGGAAGGATTATTCGATGGCACGATTGATTTTATCGCTACTGATCATGCCCCACATACAGCGGAAGAAAAAGCGGCAAACATTAAATCAGCACCATTTGGGATCGTTGGTCTAGAAACAGCCTTCCCGCTATTGTACACAAACTTAGTAAAAAAAGAGGTCGTCACCTTAAAGCAGTTAGTAGACTGGATGACAATCAAACCGGCAGAAGCGTTTGACCTTCCATACGGAAAAATAGAAATTGGAGCGATCGCAGATTTAGCGATGATCGATTTAACTACTGAAAAAGAAATTAACCCTGATGAATTTGCATCAAAAGGTAAAAATACACCATTTGCTGGCTGGACATGCAACGGTTGGCCGACAGCGACATTTTTAGAAGGAAAAATTGTTTGGCAGGAAGGAAAGGTGCAAGCATGAAAAAACAATTAATTTTGGAAGATGGAACAGTCTTTATCGGAAAAGGTTTCGGAAGCGATAAAGATACGACTGGAGAAATCGTCTTTACAACAGGAATGACAGGCTATCAAGAAGTTCTTTCAGACCCTTCCTACTGTGGACAAATTGTCACATTTACTTACCCGCTAGTTGGTAATTATGGAATTAATCGCGATGATTTCGAAACCATTCAACCAGCAGTAAAAGGATTAATTGTGAAAGAAGCAGCGGATTACCCATCTAATTTCCGGAGTGAAGTTACGTTAGATGAGTATTTAAAAATGAAAAACATCCCAGCAATTGCTGGGATTGATACAAGAAAATTGACTAGAATCATTCGTCAACACGGAACATTAAAAGGTGCGATCGTTTCGATAGAAGAAGATGCACAAGAGATCATTCACCGACTACAGGCGACTGTATTCCCAACTAATCAAGTTGCGCAAGTATCTACGAAATCCGCTTACCCGAGTCCGGGACGCGGCTATCGTGTGGTGTTGATTGACTTTGGTATGAAGCATGGTATTTTGCGCGAGCTAAACAAACGTGATTGTGATGTGATAGTAGTTCCGCATGATACAACAGCAGAAGAGATCCTGCAATTTAATCCAGATGGCATTATGCTTTCCAATGGACCTGGGGATCCGAAAGATGTTCCACATGCAATTGAAACGATAAGAGGCTTAATTGGAAAAGTACCAATCTTCGGAATCTGTCTTGGGCACCAATTGTTTGCCCTAGCTTCTGGAGCAGATACATTCAAACTAAAGTTCGGTCATCGTGGATCAAACCATCCGGTGAAAGATTTAGAAACAGGAAAAACAGCTTTAACTTCTCAAAATCATGGCTATGCCGTGAGTGAAGAGTCGATTGCACAAACAGCATTAAAAGTCACACATGTAGCTTTAAATGATGGAACCATTGAAGGTTTAGCTCATAAAGAATTCCCAGCATTCTCTGTTCAGTATCATCCAGAAGCCTCTCCAGGACCAGAGGATGATAACCAACTATTTGATCGATTTATCAACATGATGAAAGCAAACGCAGGAAAGGAGCTTCAAAATGCCTAAACGTACAGATATTAAAAGCATTTTAGTAATCGGGTCTGGCCCAATTGTCATTGGTCAGGCAGCAGAATTTGATTATGCCGGCACACAAGCGTGTCTTGCCCTTAAAGAGGAAGGGTACCGAGTAATTTTGGTCAACTCCAATCCAGCTACCATCATGACGGATACGGAAATTGCGGATGCTGTCTATATTGAACCAATCACACTTGAATTTGTTAGCCGCATTATTCAAAAAGAACGTCCAGATGCTCTTTTACCGACATTAGGAGGGCAAACAGGCTTAAACATGGCCGTTGAACTAGCGAAAGCGGGCGTGCTGGAAGAGTATGGAGTGCAAATTTTAGGAACGAAATTGTCAGCGATCGAGCAAGCGGAGGATCGTGATTTATTCCGCCAACTGATGAACGATCTGAATGAACCTGTTCCTGAAAGTGAAATTATTCATACACTCGAAGAAGCGTATGCTTTTGTTGAGCAAATTGGCTATCCGGTGATTGTCCGTCCAGCTTACACGCTTGGAGGAACAGGCGGAGGGATTTGTACGAATGAAGAAGAATTAATTGAAATCGTAACAAGCGGATTGAAATACAGCCCGGTGACGCAATGCTTACTCGAAAAAAGTATTGCCGGCTTTAAAGAAATCGAATATGAAGTAATGCGTGACTCTAATGACAATGCGATCGTCGTTTGTAATATGGAAAACATCGATCCGGTTGGTATCCACACGGGAGACTCGATCGTTGTCGCACCTAGCCAAACGCTAAGTGATCGCGAATATCAAATGCTTAGAAATTGCTCTTTAAAAATTATTCGTGCCCTTGGTATTGAAGGTGGATGTAATGTTCAGTTAGCCCTCGATCCGCATAGCTTCCAATATTACATTATCGAAGTTAACCCGCGTGTGAGTCGTTCATCTGCTCTAGCATCCAAAGCAACAGGCTATCCGATTGCTAAGCTTGCTGCTAAGATTGCAGTAGGTTTAACATTAGACGAGATGAAAAATCCGGTGACGGGAAAAACTTACGCTTGCTTTGAGCCAGCACTTGACTATATCGTATCTAAAATTCCAAGATGGCCATTTGATAAATTTGAATCGGCTAACCGTACACTTGGTACGCAAATGAAAGCGACGGGAGAAGTCATGGCAATTGGCCGTACGCTTGAAGAATCTTTATTAAAAGCTGTTCGTTCTCTTGAAAGCGGCGTGTATCATCTTGAACTTGACGAAATTAAAGAGATGGATGATGCGATGATCGAAAAACGTATTAGAAAAGCTGGAGATGAGCGTCTCTTCTATATTGGTGAAGCTTTACGCCGCGGCGTGACGATCGAAACGATCCATGATTGGAGCCAAATTGATCTCTTCTTCTTACAGAAGTTCGCGAATATTGTGGAATTTGAAAAAGATGTGCAAGCACAGCCGTTTAACGCAGAAGTAGCAAAGACAGCAAAAGAAATGGGCTTTGCTGACTGCACGATTGCTAAATCATGGGGCATCAGTGAGAAGGAAGTTTATGACTGGCGCAAAGAAAATGGCATCATCCCAGTTTTCAAAATGGTAGACACTTGTGCGGCAGAATTTGAATCTGCTACACCATATTATTACGGTACGTATGAAGAAGAAAATGAATCGATTGTCACTGATCGTAAAAGTGTCATCGTCCTAGGCTCTGGCCCGATTCGTATCGGTCAAGGGGTAGAATTTGACTATGCAACTGTACACTCTGTCTGGGCGATTAAAGAAGCAGGATATGAAGCGATCATCGTCAATAATAACCCGGAGACGGTTTCAACAGATTTCAGTATTTCTGATAAATTATACTTTGAGCCGTTAACAGTTGAAGATGTTATGCACATCATTGATTTGGAACAACCAGAAGGTGTCGTTGTCCAATTCGGTGGTCAAACGGCGATTAACCTTGCGGAAAAACTAGTGGAGCACGGCGTGAAAATTTTAGGTACAAGCCTTGAGGATTTAGACCGTGCGGAAAACCGTGATAAGTTTGAGCAAACTTTGCAAACACTTGGTGTTCCACAACCGCTTGGAAAAACAGCCTTCTCTGTAGAAACAGCTGTCAAAATTGCTGATAAGATTGGCTATCCAGTGCTTGTTCGTCCATCTTATGTACTAGGCGGACGCGCGATGGAAATCGTGTATAAAGAAGCGGAACTGTTGCAATATATGGAAAATGCTGTGAAAATAAATCCGGACCATCCAGTACTGATTGACCGCTACTTAACAGGTAAAGAAATCGAAGTAGATGCAATTTCTGATGGAACAGATGTAGTCATTCCAGGAATCATGGAGCATATTGAACGCGCAGGAGTTCACTCAGGGGATTCAATCGCAGTCTATCCTCCACAGCAATTGACGCAAGATCAAAAAGACAAGATCATCGACTATACAATTAAGCTAGCTAAAGGATTAAACATTGTTGGATTGTTAAATATCCAATATGTTGTGTCAAAAGGTGATGTGTTTGTCCTTGAGGTAAATCCGCGCTCAAGCCGTACAGTGCCATTCTTGAGTAAAATTACGAATGTGCCAATGGCGAATCTAGCAACGAAAGCGATCCTTGGGCATTCATTGAAAGAAATGGGTTACTCCACTGGATTAGTGAAGGAAGAAAAAGGGGTATTCGTGAAAGTTCCTGTCTTCTCGTTTGCGAAGCTACGTCGTGTAGATACAACGCTCGGCCCTGAAATGAAATCAACTGGTGAAGTTATGGGGAAAGATGCCACTTTAGCAAAAGCTCTTTATAAAGGGTTAGTTGCTTCAGGCATCAAAATCCCAACAAAAGGAGCTGTCTTAATGACAGTGGCTGATAAGGATAAAGAAGAAGCTTTGGCATTAGCAAAGCGATTCCATAACATTGGCTATCGACTGTTAGCTACACAAGGAACAGCACAATCGTTAAGTGAGGCAAATATTCCTGTTGAAACAGTAGCGAAAATTGGAGCGAAAGGACCAGATATGCTAGACATTATTCGCTCTGGTCAAGCTCAGTTTGTGATTAATACATTAACAAAAGGAAAGCAGCCAGCTCGTGACGGATTCCGAATTCGCCGTGAAACAGTAGAGAATGGCATTCCTTGCTTAACTTCATTAGATACAGCAGAAGCGATCTTGCTTGTACTTGAATCCATGATTTTCTCTGCAGAGGCGATGCCTAAATCAGAATTTTCTTCTGAAACTGAGGCGGTGCTTTCATGATTAAGAAGGAATGGATGACAGTTATTTCCCAAGAACAGATTACTAAGCATATATATGAGCTCACTCTTCAAGGTGAGCTTGTAAATGAGATGAACGAACCAGGCCGGTTCGTTCATCTTAAAGTAAGCAACCAAATGATGCCGCTGTTAAGACGTCCGATCTCCATTGCTAACATTGATCAAGAAAAGCAACAGTTTACGATGATTTATCGAGCAGAAGGAGAAGGAACGAAATTATTAGCAGAAAAAAAAGCAGGCGATGCGGTTGATGTGCTTGGCCCGCTTGGACATGGATTCCCTGTAGAGGAAGCTAAATCAGGTGAAACGGCTATTTTAGTCGGTGGCGGTATTGGAGTTCCGCCGCTTTACGAACTATCTAAGAGATTAAACGCTCAAGGAGTCAAAACGATTCATGTGCTGGGCTTTCAAGATAAAGAAACGGCTTTTTATATGGACCAGTTTTCTCAACTAGGCGACACGTATGCGGCAACGGTGGATGGATCACTTGGAACGAAAGGTTTCGTTACAGATGTGATTAAGGAACATAACTTGACGGCAGATATTTTATATTCCTGCGGTCCGATCCCCATGTTAAAAGCATTAGAAGCCTTACAACTGACGAAAAAAGGATTTATCTCGTTAGAGGAACGGATGGGGTGTGGCATTGGCGCTTGCTTTGCTTGCGTGTGTCATCCGCAAAGCGATCCAACAGGTGCCGAGTATCGTAAAGTATGCAGTGATGGACCAGTATTTCCTATCGGGGAGGTGGCTTTATGAGTAGATTGAACATAGAACTTCCGGGATTAACATTAAAAAATCCAATCATGCCAGCCTCAGGTTGCTTCGGCTTCGGTCGTGAATATGGCCAGCTTTATGATTTAAGTGAGCTAGGAGCGATCATGATTAAAGCGACGACAGAGGAGCCGAGGTTTGGGAATCCCACGCCACGGGTTGCAGAAACTCCGGCTGGAATGCTTAATGCGATTGGTTTACAAAATCCTGGATTAGAAAAGGTCATCGAGAATGAACTGTCTTGGTTATCTCAATTTGATGTGCCAATTATTGCGAACGTAGCGGGCTCTCAAGTAGATGACTATGTGGAAGTAGCGAAAAACATTTCGAAAGTGGAAAATGTACACGCACTAGAACTAAACATCTCTTGCCCGAACGTAAAAACAGGTGGTATTGCTTTCGGTACAATTCCCGAAACAGCGAAAGAACTAACGAAGAAAGTAAAAGAAGTATCAGAAGTCCCTGTCTATGTGAAGCTTTCTCCTAATGTAACAAATATCGTTGAAATGGCGAAAGCGGTGGAAGACGGCGGTGCCGATGGATTAACGATGATTAACACATTGATCGGCATGCGAATTGATATTAAAACAGGCAAACCGATTATCGCTAATCGAACAGGCGGATTATCTGGACCAGCGATTAAACCGGTAGCCATTCGAATGATCTACGAAGTAAGCCAGCAGACGAATCTCCCAATCATTGGAATGGGTGGAATTTCAACCGTGGAAGATATTATCGAATTTTTCTACGCAGGTGCGGATGCAGTTGCGATCGGCACAGCCAATTTTGTAGATCCGTTTATTTGCCCAAATCTGATTGCAGAGCTTGATCAATTTTTACAAAATAACGACATTGATCATATTAGTGAATTAACGGGAAGGAGCTGGAGTGAAAGTGGAAAAAGAACCAATCATTGCTCTTGATTTTCCAACTTGGCAAGAAACCGAACCTTTTTTACAGCCTTTTGAAAATGAATCTTTATTTGTCAAAGTAGGAATGGAGCTTTACTTACAAAACGGACCTTCTATCGTAGAAAATTTAAAAAAGATGAATCATCGAATCTTTTTAGATTTAAAACTACATGATATCCCCAACACGGTTCAACAGGCGATGAAGGGATTGGCTGGGCTTGGAGTGGATATGATTAATGTCCATGCAGCAGGTGGTCAAAAAATGATGGCGGCTGCTCGTGAAGGCTTGGAGCAAGGTACTTCTGGACAACGCCCAATCTTACTCGCGGTCACTCAATTGACGTCGACATCAGAAGAACAAATGCAAACGGAACAACTTATACCGGTTTCTTTAGAAGAATCGGTGCTTCATTATGCCAAATTAACGAAAGCGGCAGGGTGTGATGGAGTCGTTTGTTCTGTTCATGAAGCAGCAAAAATTAGCGAGGTGTGCGGGACGGAGTTTTTAAAAGTTACACCGGGCATTCGCATGAAAGAAGACGACGCGAACGATCAGAAGCGTGTAGCGGACCCGCAACTCGCAAGAACGCTTGGTTCTTCCATGATCGTTGTTGGTCGTTCAATTACAAAAGCGGAACAACCGCTTGTAGCTTATCAAAAAGTCAAGCAGTTATGGGGAGGAATGTAGCATGTTGAATAAACAAATTGCAGAAAAATTATTAGAAATTAAGGCGGTATTTTTACAACCAAATGAACCTTTTACATGGTCTTCAGGTATTAAATCTCCCATTTACTGTGATAATCGTTTAACGCTATCTTATCCAGAAGTAAGAAAGACGATTGCGAGTGGTCTTGTTTCATTAATTAAAGAACATTATCCAGAGGCAGAATTAATTGCAGGCACGGCTACTGCAGGTATTCCTCATGCCGCTTGGGTGAGCGATTTAATGGATCTTCCGATGTGTTATGTACGCTCAAAAGCGAAAGGACATGGAAAAGGGAACCAAATTGAGGGGAAAGCAGAACCAGGAACGAAAGTAGTCGTTGTCGAAGATTTGATTTCCACTGGCGGAAGTGCTGTAACAGCTGTCGAAGCTTTACGTGAAGCGGGCTGTGATGTACTCGGAATCGTATCAATTTTTACATACGAATTAGAGGCTGGAAAAGAAAAATTAGCAGCAGCTAATGTCTCTTCCCACAGTTTAAGTGAGTACTCCACTTTAATCGGAGTAGCGGCAGAGAAGCAATACGTACAAGAAAGCGATCTTGAAACATTACGTAAGTGGCAGGAAAACCCTAGCAGCTGGAACTAATATAGCCGATAAAAAAAGCGTTCTTCCATTAGGAAGACGCTTTTTTTATCGGTTCTTACAAGAATCGACTCATTTTGTTTCTTTCATCTTTAACACGAGGTCTTCATTTGGTGTGACATAGACGGTTTGTTGATTATCATAAATGACAAAACCTGGTTTGGCGCCATTTGGTTTTTTGACATGTCTCACCTTTGTGAAGTCCACTGGAACGGAGCTAGAATCCTTTGCTTTACTAAAAAAGGCCGCGAGATTAGCCGCTTCTAAAATAGTTTGATCAGATGGCTCTTCACTGCGTATGACGACATGGGAACCGGGAATATCTTTCGTATGCAGCCAAATTTCATCTCGGCGAGCGAATTTATTTGTTAAATAATCGTTTTGTTTATTATTTTTTCCGACATACAGAAGGGTGCCGTCACTTGCTGTAAATGCTTCAATATCAGGCTTTTTATTGGCTGTCTTTTTCTTTTTTGTCGCTTTTAATTTGATATATCCTTCTTCGGCTAACTCTTCTCGCATTTCTTCAATGTCTTTTGGCGAAGCGGATTCGATTTGCTGGAGCAGGCTATCAAAGTAACGGATTTCCTCATGTGTTTTTTCAATTTGCTCCTGTACAACTAATAGAGCATTTTTCGCTTTTTGATATTTAGAGAAATATTTTTGGGCATTTTCAGAAGGTGTTTTTCTTGGGTCGAGTGGAATGATGATTGTTCCACCTTCTTCATCGTAGTAATTGATCACCTCAACTTCTGTCATTCCC
Proteins encoded in this region:
- a CDS encoding dihydroorotase, with product MNWLIKNGNILADNGEMIKQDIRIQEGKIVEMGDQLSENGENVFEADGQLIVPGLIDLHVHLREPGGEHKETIETGTLAAAKGGFTTIAPMPNTRPVPDTVEHLTALNKRIEETAHVRVLPYASITIREAGKELTDFNSLKQAGAFAFTDDGVGVQEAGMMYEAMKQAAAIDKAVVAHCEDNSLIYGGAVHEGTFAEKNNIPGIPSICEAVHIARDVLIAEAANCHYHVCHISTKESVRTVRDAKKAGIKVTAEVTPHHLLLCDEDIPEIDTNYKMNPPLRGKADQQALLEGLFDGTIDFIATDHAPHTAEEKAANIKSAPFGIVGLETAFPLLYTNLVKKEVVTLKQLVDWMTIKPAEAFDLPYGKIEIGAIADLAMIDLTTEKEINPDEFASKGKNTPFAGWTCNGWPTATFLEGKIVWQEGKVQA
- a CDS encoding carbamoyl phosphate synthase small subunit, which codes for MKKQLILEDGTVFIGKGFGSDKDTTGEIVFTTGMTGYQEVLSDPSYCGQIVTFTYPLVGNYGINRDDFETIQPAVKGLIVKEAADYPSNFRSEVTLDEYLKMKNIPAIAGIDTRKLTRIIRQHGTLKGAIVSIEEDAQEIIHRLQATVFPTNQVAQVSTKSAYPSPGRGYRVVLIDFGMKHGILRELNKRDCDVIVVPHDTTAEEILQFNPDGIMLSNGPGDPKDVPHAIETIRGLIGKVPIFGICLGHQLFALASGADTFKLKFGHRGSNHPVKDLETGKTALTSQNHGYAVSEESIAQTALKVTHVALNDGTIEGLAHKEFPAFSVQYHPEASPGPEDDNQLFDRFINMMKANAGKELQNA
- the carB gene encoding carbamoyl-phosphate synthase large subunit translates to MPKRTDIKSILVIGSGPIVIGQAAEFDYAGTQACLALKEEGYRVILVNSNPATIMTDTEIADAVYIEPITLEFVSRIIQKERPDALLPTLGGQTGLNMAVELAKAGVLEEYGVQILGTKLSAIEQAEDRDLFRQLMNDLNEPVPESEIIHTLEEAYAFVEQIGYPVIVRPAYTLGGTGGGICTNEEELIEIVTSGLKYSPVTQCLLEKSIAGFKEIEYEVMRDSNDNAIVVCNMENIDPVGIHTGDSIVVAPSQTLSDREYQMLRNCSLKIIRALGIEGGCNVQLALDPHSFQYYIIEVNPRVSRSSALASKATGYPIAKLAAKIAVGLTLDEMKNPVTGKTYACFEPALDYIVSKIPRWPFDKFESANRTLGTQMKATGEVMAIGRTLEESLLKAVRSLESGVYHLELDEIKEMDDAMIEKRIRKAGDERLFYIGEALRRGVTIETIHDWSQIDLFFLQKFANIVEFEKDVQAQPFNAEVAKTAKEMGFADCTIAKSWGISEKEVYDWRKENGIIPVFKMVDTCAAEFESATPYYYGTYEEENESIVTDRKSVIVLGSGPIRIGQGVEFDYATVHSVWAIKEAGYEAIIVNNNPETVSTDFSISDKLYFEPLTVEDVMHIIDLEQPEGVVVQFGGQTAINLAEKLVEHGVKILGTSLEDLDRAENRDKFEQTLQTLGVPQPLGKTAFSVETAVKIADKIGYPVLVRPSYVLGGRAMEIVYKEAELLQYMENAVKINPDHPVLIDRYLTGKEIEVDAISDGTDVVIPGIMEHIERAGVHSGDSIAVYPPQQLTQDQKDKIIDYTIKLAKGLNIVGLLNIQYVVSKGDVFVLEVNPRSSRTVPFLSKITNVPMANLATKAILGHSLKEMGYSTGLVKEEKGVFVKVPVFSFAKLRRVDTTLGPEMKSTGEVMGKDATLAKALYKGLVASGIKIPTKGAVLMTVADKDKEEALALAKRFHNIGYRLLATQGTAQSLSEANIPVETVAKIGAKGPDMLDIIRSGQAQFVINTLTKGKQPARDGFRIRRETVENGIPCLTSLDTAEAILLVLESMIFSAEAMPKSEFSSETEAVLS
- a CDS encoding dihydroorotate dehydrogenase electron transfer subunit, translated to MIKKEWMTVISQEQITKHIYELTLQGELVNEMNEPGRFVHLKVSNQMMPLLRRPISIANIDQEKQQFTMIYRAEGEGTKLLAEKKAGDAVDVLGPLGHGFPVEEAKSGETAILVGGGIGVPPLYELSKRLNAQGVKTIHVLGFQDKETAFYMDQFSQLGDTYAATVDGSLGTKGFVTDVIKEHNLTADILYSCGPIPMLKALEALQLTKKGFISLEERMGCGIGACFACVCHPQSDPTGAEYRKVCSDGPVFPIGEVAL
- a CDS encoding dihydroorotate dehydrogenase, yielding MSRLNIELPGLTLKNPIMPASGCFGFGREYGQLYDLSELGAIMIKATTEEPRFGNPTPRVAETPAGMLNAIGLQNPGLEKVIENELSWLSQFDVPIIANVAGSQVDDYVEVAKNISKVENVHALELNISCPNVKTGGIAFGTIPETAKELTKKVKEVSEVPVYVKLSPNVTNIVEMAKAVEDGGADGLTMINTLIGMRIDIKTGKPIIANRTGGLSGPAIKPVAIRMIYEVSQQTNLPIIGMGGISTVEDIIEFFYAGADAVAIGTANFVDPFICPNLIAELDQFLQNNDIDHISELTGRSWSESGKRTNHCS
- the pyrF gene encoding orotidine-5'-phosphate decarboxylase encodes the protein MEKEPIIALDFPTWQETEPFLQPFENESLFVKVGMELYLQNGPSIVENLKKMNHRIFLDLKLHDIPNTVQQAMKGLAGLGVDMINVHAAGGQKMMAAAREGLEQGTSGQRPILLAVTQLTSTSEEQMQTEQLIPVSLEESVLHYAKLTKAAGCDGVVCSVHEAAKISEVCGTEFLKVTPGIRMKEDDANDQKRVADPQLARTLGSSMIVVGRSITKAEQPLVAYQKVKQLWGGM
- the pyrE gene encoding orotate phosphoribosyltransferase, coding for MNKQIAEKLLEIKAVFLQPNEPFTWSSGIKSPIYCDNRLTLSYPEVRKTIASGLVSLIKEHYPEAELIAGTATAGIPHAAWVSDLMDLPMCYVRSKAKGHGKGNQIEGKAEPGTKVVVVEDLISTGGSAVTAVEALREAGCDVLGIVSIFTYELEAGKEKLAAANVSSHSLSEYSTLIGVAAEKQYVQESDLETLRKWQENPSSWN